A stretch of DNA from Cannabis sativa cultivar Pink pepper isolate KNU-18-1 chromosome X, ASM2916894v1, whole genome shotgun sequence:
ttaTTGTTTGATtaccaattaataattttttatttattattaattattgttgtagtattgattattaattttttttttaatttttattgttttttaattattagttatgtTGTTtgagtaattattaattattgttttattattaattattggttattgtttttttattaataattattttatattatttactaggtattgttttatattaataattgttttatattaattattaattattgttttattattaattattaataattattttatattaattataaataattgttatattaataatttttttattaataattgttttatattaatgattgataattattttattaataattttttttattattaatgattaattattattttagttataattactaattattgttttattattaattttttattattgttctatttttttattaataattgttttatattaattatttataattattttattaataatttttttatgattaataattaattattgttttattattaattattaattattgttcttttttatattaataattattttatattatttattagttattattttattaataattgttttatattaattatttgatattgtttttttatttttttattataattgttttatattaattattaataattgttttattaatatttttttattattaaagaaataataactattttatttttttattattaattattaattatcgttgttggttttttttttcagggaacTGCACATCTTATAATTCCAGTGTCGGACCATTACACAGGCCGTGTCACGTGGTGCGGGGGTAGTTACTACTACTCGAATACTAAGGCTAAATTTGAAGAATTCAACCTATTGGACAGGGTGAGGGAGTCCCCTTTCAAGCAGTTTTTCGAGAGAGAGCCCATACAATTTTCAGGAGCATTTTTTCATCAGTTGATGCTTCACAAAATAAAATCTGACAAGCCGGACGAGGTGCATTTCTATGTGGGAAGGAAGAGATGTAGATTTGGGAGGGTGGAGTTCGGCTTGGTCACCGGGTTAAACTTGTTGCCCGGCCCTACTGAGGAAGACATCAAACAAAAAGGAAGCTCTGACCGGTCGATTATGGAATATTTCAACGGTAGTGCTTCGATCAACTTCGGCCAACTGAACAGAGTTTTTCAGAGGTGCACAGAAGCTGATGATGTTTACAAGTTGGGGATGGCCTTGTTTGTTATGGGCGTCCTCACTGGTAAGGAGGAGAAGACTGTCGTTCCTCCTTTTGTGATAAGAATGGTTGATAACCTTCCATTCTTCTACGAGTACCCCTAGGGAAAGATTTCTTACACCAAGCTGATGGAAACTTGTAACAAGGATTACTTGGATGTGAAGAATAAGATGTTGAAAAAGATTGAGAAGGGAGTCACTCAGAATGAGGCAAAATACTCAGCCTACGGCTATACTGCAGCGTTGCAGTATTGGGCATACGAGGCCATATTACAGCTGGGCAACGAGTATGCAGTGAGGAGGTCGCATCACTTTCCGAGAATGGTCAACTGGGAGAGTAAGCCGAACACTACACTCGGGAAGGATGAAGTGACTAGATTATTTGCTAAAAATGTAAGTTTGTTACGCTTTATGTTGAATTCATGttaatttccatatattatattaatatatttgttatatttttcagTTGACAGTGTACTCCATGTTATGTCCTCGGCCGAACGAGATTGAGTTTGTGAGTTACATAACCGGGGGTCAGCCTCCGTTATTTGTTGACTTGGAGGAACTTGTGTTGGGTGAGGATGGGCAACCAACACAGGATGCTTTGCGAAGCCAGGCCGAAAAGCTTGCCTCCACATTGGAAGAATGAGCGGAGGCAGCCCGAATATTTAAAGACTCTACACCACCTCCACCGTCTCCACCACGTGCACCGCCTGC
This window harbors:
- the LOC133031940 gene encoding uncharacterized protein LOC133031940; translation: METCNKDYLDVKNKMLKKIEKGVTQNEAKYSAYGYTAALQYWAYEAILQLGNEYAVRRSHHFPRMVNWESKPNTTLGKDEVTRLFAKNLTVYSMLCPRPNEIEFVSYITGGQPPLFVDLEELVLGEDGQPTQDALRSQAEKLASTLEE